The DNA sequence TAATATAGTCACTGCAATCGTGTGTGTAATTTTTGAATAGGGAAACACATTTATCCATTTCTTCACAGTTTTTCTTTGTGGATATgtaattttgaatttttcaaaaatagaATAGAGTGTGTACAATTTTCCcacattttcatatatatttttatctaaatGTTGAATAGATTCCTTGCAATATTTACGAAGTATGaatgatttttcttcaaatttctttATCAACTTGTCGTAAAATTCCTTAGTTTTATCATAAGATTTATTAAAATCACTGATTTCCTTATGTATAACATagtttaaatatatacaagcATCTATATTATCATCCGAGTCATTTTCGTTTGAGAAATAAAACTGTATAAaatctgcaatttttatgCAGGCAGTTTTAAAAGTTCTGCCATTATATTCCTTATCGAAAAGTTCATTAATATAGTCGCATTCCGAATTATATTTAGATTCATATATTTCGGGATTTATATTGTAAACTTCATCAAATGTAGGAAATAATcttatattttcatactaAAAATAAGGATAAGCATAATAACATTAAATAATACcatgtttatatttcataaatatatatctatattttttaaaaaaaaatgtggcaatATTAAAactgttttatttaaatggGATATTAAGGGGAAATAAGAGCATACGTATTTATGCACATCTGAAGGTTCCATCTCATTTAtaattacttaaaaaaaaatataaatatttatttatgaatcgaaaatattcttatatgtataataacaatatattatatattcaatataattattattttgtgaTAATAAGAATATTCAAATAATGTATGACAAATCGTGTaaacattattattttatattactttCTAGGTTTATctttagggttagggtttagggttcagtaTTCAGCGTTTAATTttaaggtttagggttcagtgTTTAGGTTTTAATATTTAGGTTCTAGGTTTAGTTTTAGGTTTATGCTTATGTTTTTAGGTTTACGGTTCTTATTTTAACTTTGTTTACTGTTCAGCACGTTTTGCGTCCTAAATAGTAGCCTtggatattttatattataactaaggggaaataaaaaaaataactagtaATACGTTATTCAATATGCCgtaaaatgtacatatatatgtatcttcatttatttgatataacattcttttatttttaagtataataaaaatttcggATTTGTATgaacgtaaaaatatttgtaattgtttgagagaaaaaaaaatagggtcTTCTTTTTCTAAGAAATTTTCCAATTAGTATTGAGATTGTCAATCGGGgagcaaaatatatgtataaatatttatgtagatACGGCGTGTTCTGCAGAAAATGCTTCAGGACCTTTTTTCTATCAGGCTAGTATCTCTTGGAGAGACTAGTTCTCGTTTCTCTCCAGGGCAGTGTgatgttaatttttgtagTGAACAAATTAGCATACCccccaagcaggtattatatacatatgtaataatatgtatgcactgtggagggttc is a window from the Plasmodium cynomolgi strain B DNA, scaffold: 0118, whole genome shotgun sequence genome containing:
- a CDS encoding hypothetical protein (putative), encoding MVLFNYENIRLFPTFDEVYNINPEIYESKYNSECDYINELFDKEYNGRTFKTACIKIADFIQFYFSNENDSDDNIDACIYLNYVIHKEISDFNKSYDKTKEFYDKLIKKFEEKSFILRKYCKESIQHLDKNIYENVGKLYTLYSIFEKFKITYPQRKTVKKWINVFPYSKITHTIAVTILIVHFVTHC